One stretch of Candidatus Baltobacteraceae bacterium DNA includes these proteins:
- a CDS encoding prolyl oligopeptidase family serine peptidase, protein MQRIVRACAIFMLLVMAPVCAQSDDPFLWLEDKDGARAMTWVREQNAKTLAVLEADPHYARNYADALAIAQTKDRIPLPAILDGSIYNLWQDASHVQGIWRRTSAASYATKAPAWKTMLDLDALSKKEHMHWVWEGATCEPQFEQRCILQLSNGGEDAQTLREFDLATDSFVPGGFTLPRGKQWASWLDPNTLLAAREWKPGQLTTSGYPYILKRLRRGAPLSSAIEVFRGARTDVSVSSTRYLDGAGNSVTTVDRAVDFFSTQHYIMTAHGLKRLDLPLKSDINGLVAGQLLVTLKQPFAKRGVRYPQGALIALALSAALAHPEDSHPKLVYAPGPRDTLDTVGVTKSAVALMTYHNVRGRALVLTPTASGWRRQALDLPDNSSIDLVTSTQRSNDFYVRVTSFVKPTQLYAGNASSATVALAKALPPQFNASNDVVEQHQAASKDGTQIPYFIVHPKTMALDGTNPTVINAYGGFGISSTPFYSGIIGKLWLQHGGVFVLANIRGGGEFGPAWHDAGLKTHRQRIYDDFYAVAQDLVTRKITTPRRLGIVGGSNGGLLMGVEFVQHPDMWHAVDIEVPLLDMLRYEQIQAGASWVGEYGSVSDPAVRAFWEKTSPYQNLKDDVTYPEPFVWTTTKDDRVGPQHARKFAAKLESMNKPVLYYEVIEGGHASGANLKERARTDALEWTYFTMKLIE, encoded by the coding sequence ATGCAGAGAATCGTTCGCGCTTGCGCCATCTTCATGTTGCTCGTCATGGCGCCGGTGTGCGCGCAGAGCGACGATCCGTTCCTGTGGCTCGAGGATAAAGACGGCGCGCGAGCCATGACGTGGGTGCGCGAGCAGAACGCGAAGACGCTCGCCGTTCTCGAAGCCGATCCGCACTACGCGCGAAATTATGCGGACGCGCTCGCGATCGCACAGACGAAAGACCGCATTCCACTTCCGGCGATTCTGGACGGCAGCATCTACAATCTCTGGCAGGACGCATCGCACGTGCAAGGCATCTGGCGGCGCACGTCAGCGGCCAGCTACGCCACGAAAGCCCCGGCCTGGAAGACGATGCTCGACCTAGATGCGCTCTCCAAGAAAGAGCACATGCACTGGGTTTGGGAGGGCGCAACATGCGAGCCGCAATTCGAACAGCGCTGCATCCTGCAACTCTCGAACGGCGGTGAAGACGCGCAGACGCTGCGCGAGTTCGATCTCGCGACGGACAGCTTCGTTCCCGGTGGTTTCACGCTGCCGCGTGGCAAGCAATGGGCTAGCTGGCTCGATCCCAATACGCTCCTGGCCGCTCGCGAGTGGAAACCCGGTCAACTGACCACGTCCGGTTATCCCTACATTCTCAAGCGACTCCGGCGTGGTGCGCCGCTTTCGAGCGCGATCGAAGTTTTTCGGGGAGCCCGCACGGACGTCTCCGTTTCCTCGACGCGCTACCTCGACGGCGCCGGCAACAGCGTAACTACCGTCGATCGTGCGGTCGACTTTTTCTCGACGCAACACTACATCATGACGGCGCACGGGCTCAAGCGACTCGATCTTCCCCTCAAGTCCGATATTAACGGCCTCGTCGCTGGTCAGCTGCTCGTTACGCTGAAGCAGCCGTTCGCTAAGCGCGGCGTGAGGTATCCGCAGGGCGCTTTGATCGCGCTTGCGCTGAGCGCTGCACTCGCGCACCCGGAAGATTCTCATCCCAAGCTCGTTTACGCACCGGGGCCGCGTGATACGCTCGACACCGTCGGCGTCACGAAATCGGCCGTAGCGCTCATGACGTATCACAACGTCCGTGGGCGCGCGCTCGTCTTGACGCCGACGGCAAGCGGCTGGCGCCGGCAGGCGCTCGACCTTCCGGATAACTCCTCGATCGATCTCGTCACCAGCACACAGCGAAGCAACGATTTCTACGTCCGGGTAACGAGCTTCGTCAAACCGACGCAGCTCTACGCCGGCAATGCATCATCTGCGACGGTCGCGCTCGCAAAAGCGTTGCCGCCGCAGTTCAACGCCTCAAATGACGTCGTCGAGCAGCACCAGGCTGCCTCCAAAGACGGAACGCAGATTCCGTACTTCATCGTCCATCCGAAGACCATGGCGCTTGACGGTACCAATCCGACCGTGATCAATGCCTACGGCGGGTTCGGCATTTCCTCGACACCGTTTTATTCCGGAATCATCGGCAAGCTCTGGCTCCAACATGGCGGTGTCTTCGTTCTCGCGAACATTCGCGGTGGCGGAGAATTCGGGCCGGCCTGGCACGACGCGGGATTGAAGACGCATCGGCAGCGCATCTACGACGATTTCTATGCCGTCGCGCAAGATCTCGTCACACGCAAGATCACGACGCCGCGTCGATTGGGCATCGTCGGCGGCTCGAACGGTGGTCTTCTAATGGGTGTGGAGTTCGTGCAACATCCCGATATGTGGCATGCGGTCGACATCGAGGTTCCGCTACTCGACATGCTGCGCTACGAACAAATTCAAGCCGGCGCCTCGTGGGTCGGCGAGTACGGTAGCGTTTCCGATCCGGCGGTCCGTGCGTTTTGGGAAAAGACCTCGCCGTACCAGAATCTGAAAGACGACGTCACGTATCCCGAGCCGTTCGTGTGGACGACGACGAAAGACGATCGCGTCGGCCCGCAGCACGCTCGAAAGTTTGCTGCGAAGCTCGAGTCGATGAACAAACCGGTTCTCTATTACGAAGTCATCGAGGGCGGTCACGCATCCGGCGCGAATTTGAAAGAACGAGCCAGAACCGACGCGCTCGAGTGGACCTATTTCACAATGAAGCTCATAGAATGA
- a CDS encoding aldehyde dehydrogenase, with protein sequence MHVIDGRETPSADGRTFEVRNPSTGALVGRAAEGSGAEIARAVDAAQRAFDDGRWSRISVSERYRVLNRLAQMLEDALPSLAMLESTCTGRPLREMSAQLSRLPEYYRYFAAVARTAEDTITPFEGPYLSYVRRVPLGVVGQITPWNHPLLILTKKLAPALAAGNTVVVKPSEYTPLTTLELAKMALEAGVPAGVFNVVTGFGGEAGRALSSHAGLAKLDLTGGTETGRVVAQTAGANLVRVNCELGGKAPVIVLPDADLEKAAAGAIFAAFIATGQTCIAGARVLVHESQAQDLIERMVARAVSLRLGDPLLPETQLGPLVSERQLQRTEEYVAIGKKEGAELECGGKRATSGVLGKGFFYEPTIFADVRSSMRIAQDEIFGPVTCVLAYENLDEAVRIANDIPFGLGASIWTSDAAKGMKLSERLNCGIVWINDHHRIDPAMPWGGTKASGMGRESGIEGYREYTQTKSIVVNLDEPVDWYATNETLRLS encoded by the coding sequence ATGCATGTAATCGACGGCCGCGAGACGCCGAGCGCCGACGGACGCACGTTTGAAGTCCGCAATCCGTCGACCGGAGCCCTGGTTGGCCGCGCGGCCGAGGGTAGCGGGGCGGAGATCGCGCGTGCGGTCGATGCGGCACAGCGGGCGTTCGACGATGGGCGCTGGAGCCGCATCTCGGTGAGCGAACGCTATCGCGTGCTCAACCGGCTTGCGCAAATGCTAGAGGACGCGCTGCCGTCGCTTGCCATGCTCGAATCGACATGTACGGGACGTCCGCTGCGCGAGATGAGCGCCCAGCTTTCCCGCCTCCCAGAATACTATCGCTACTTTGCGGCGGTCGCGCGCACCGCCGAAGACACGATCACGCCCTTCGAGGGGCCGTACCTCAGCTACGTGCGGCGCGTGCCGCTTGGCGTCGTCGGGCAAATCACGCCGTGGAATCACCCGCTGCTGATTCTGACGAAGAAACTCGCGCCTGCGCTCGCGGCCGGAAACACCGTCGTCGTCAAACCGTCGGAATACACGCCGCTAACGACGCTCGAGCTTGCGAAGATGGCGCTCGAGGCCGGAGTGCCCGCGGGTGTCTTCAACGTCGTTACCGGATTCGGCGGTGAAGCCGGACGCGCGCTCTCGTCGCACGCGGGTCTTGCGAAGCTCGACCTGACGGGCGGCACCGAAACGGGGCGCGTCGTCGCGCAAACGGCCGGCGCCAATCTCGTTCGGGTCAACTGCGAGCTCGGCGGAAAAGCGCCGGTGATCGTCTTGCCGGATGCCGATCTCGAGAAAGCTGCCGCAGGCGCGATCTTTGCGGCATTCATCGCGACGGGTCAAACGTGTATTGCGGGAGCGCGCGTTCTGGTCCACGAGAGTCAAGCGCAGGATCTGATCGAACGCATGGTTGCGCGCGCCGTGTCGCTACGCTTGGGTGATCCGCTGCTCCCCGAAACGCAGCTGGGGCCGCTCGTTTCCGAGCGTCAGCTGCAGCGCACCGAAGAGTACGTCGCGATCGGAAAAAAAGAAGGCGCGGAGCTTGAGTGCGGCGGCAAACGTGCGACAAGCGGCGTGCTCGGCAAGGGCTTCTTCTACGAGCCGACGATTTTCGCGGACGTGCGCTCGTCGATGCGGATTGCACAAGACGAAATTTTCGGACCTGTCACCTGCGTGCTCGCCTACGAGAATCTCGACGAGGCCGTGCGGATCGCAAACGACATTCCGTTCGGACTCGGCGCGTCGATCTGGACGTCGGACGCAGCCAAAGGCATGAAACTCTCGGAGCGGCTCAACTGCGGCATCGTGTGGATCAACGATCACCATCGCATCGATCCGGCAATGCCGTGGGGTGGCACGAAAGCCAGCGGTATGGGACGCGAATCAGGAATCGAAGGCTATCGCGAGTACACGCAAACCAAAAGCATCGTCGTCAACCTCGACGAGCCGGTCGACTGGTACGCGACAAACGAAACGCTGCGGTTAAGTTAA
- a CDS encoding aspartate aminotransferase family protein, with amino-acid sequence MLVKGRTSDALAGGVDSPVRAGAAVGGEPFIQARGAGAYAYDAAGRRYIDYLMAYGPLLLGHAHPAVTHGLDEIAARGVVFGSTHEDELVLAERIRGHLPSMERLRFTTTGTEAVMAAVRVARAFTGRSSIVKFAGNYHGHFDLGLLGAGASAHTGDVVRAGIPAATLGDLGVARYNDLEDLDRVLARKEIEGRLAAILVEPIVGNMGLVEPAPGFLDGLFVRARARGALVIFDEIITWPRLGLGGAQERVGQRPDLTTIGKNLGGGFPLAAYGGRADVMRVLAPEGPTFAGGTHAGNPFAIAIGLRALDFLESNPDVFAQMRALSEQLGNGIRAILAQFGLAYAVVTLESIVDFKFRAGPPTRNYDDQQFADARAYAAYYHAMRERGILLPPSQNEVMFLCTEHTASDVDETLEATRGSLDSMQDRSII; translated from the coding sequence ATGCTCGTTAAAGGCCGCACCAGCGACGCGCTCGCGGGCGGCGTCGACTCGCCGGTGCGTGCCGGCGCAGCCGTCGGCGGCGAGCCGTTCATTCAAGCGCGCGGCGCAGGAGCGTACGCGTACGATGCTGCGGGACGCAGATACATCGACTATCTGATGGCGTACGGGCCGCTTTTGCTTGGACACGCGCATCCCGCGGTGACGCATGGACTCGATGAGATCGCGGCGCGCGGCGTCGTGTTTGGCTCGACACACGAAGACGAGCTCGTTCTCGCCGAACGCATTCGCGGACATCTGCCATCGATGGAGCGTTTGCGTTTCACGACGACCGGTACGGAAGCTGTGATGGCGGCGGTACGCGTTGCCCGCGCCTTCACGGGACGTTCGTCGATCGTGAAGTTTGCGGGCAACTATCACGGACACTTCGATCTCGGCTTGCTCGGCGCAGGCGCATCGGCGCACACCGGCGATGTCGTTCGCGCGGGGATTCCGGCTGCAACGCTCGGCGATCTCGGCGTTGCACGCTACAATGATCTCGAGGATCTCGATCGCGTGCTCGCGCGCAAGGAGATCGAGGGACGTCTCGCCGCGATCCTGGTGGAACCGATCGTCGGCAACATGGGGCTCGTCGAACCCGCCCCCGGATTCCTCGACGGCCTTTTCGTACGTGCACGTGCTCGCGGCGCGCTCGTCATCTTCGATGAGATCATCACGTGGCCGCGTCTCGGACTCGGCGGCGCGCAAGAACGCGTCGGACAACGTCCCGATCTTACGACGATCGGAAAGAATCTCGGCGGTGGCTTTCCGCTTGCAGCGTACGGTGGCCGCGCAGACGTGATGCGGGTCTTAGCGCCCGAGGGACCGACGTTCGCGGGCGGTACGCACGCCGGCAATCCGTTCGCGATTGCGATCGGCCTGCGCGCACTCGATTTTCTCGAATCGAATCCGGACGTTTTCGCGCAGATGCGTGCGCTTAGCGAGCAGCTCGGTAACGGCATTCGTGCGATTCTTGCGCAGTTCGGCCTAGCCTATGCGGTCGTGACACTGGAAAGCATTGTCGATTTCAAGTTTCGCGCGGGGCCGCCTACGCGCAACTACGACGATCAGCAATTCGCCGATGCTCGCGCCTATGCGGCCTACTACCACGCAATGCGGGAGCGTGGCATTCTCTTGCCGCCCTCTCAGAACGAAGTCATGTTCTTATGCACCGAGCATACCGCGAGCGACGTCGACGAGACGCTCGAGGCGACTCGCGGCTCACTGGATAGTATGCAAGATCGTTCCATTATTTGA
- a CDS encoding serine hydrolase, whose product MLARRAFLTLGGCGALALLPHRLAAQPRLSVAYLDAIPGYISVHARTMANEPPIVAYHDGDPYPTASTIKVLIMTTAFRWMDAGKIKPSTPVPISAADMVGGSETYGSAVPGTTYPLMSLINAMIKQSDNTASNALISHFGFAAINATTVPAGMTSTHLRRHFLDWAAIVAHNENVSTARDMAALLYEIERGSREGLDTIAKSDSCRAMIQIMLGQEDRNKIPAGLPPGTQVANKTGEITGVRSDVAIVEPFGETPYILVVMTKELRDYSAGISAIRRVARDVNRTVNAKYGLT is encoded by the coding sequence ATGCTTGCGCGACGAGCCTTTCTAACACTCGGCGGTTGCGGCGCGCTGGCGCTGCTTCCGCACCGGCTCGCGGCGCAACCGCGTCTTTCAGTGGCATACCTCGATGCCATTCCGGGATATATCTCCGTGCACGCTCGGACGATGGCAAACGAACCGCCAATCGTTGCCTATCACGACGGCGATCCGTACCCGACGGCCTCGACGATAAAGGTTCTCATCATGACGACGGCGTTTCGCTGGATGGACGCCGGCAAGATCAAGCCGTCGACGCCGGTGCCGATCAGCGCCGCCGACATGGTCGGCGGATCGGAGACCTACGGCAGCGCCGTCCCCGGCACGACGTATCCGCTCATGTCGCTGATCAACGCGATGATCAAACAGAGCGACAATACGGCTTCGAATGCGCTGATCTCGCACTTCGGCTTCGCGGCGATCAATGCGACGACGGTGCCGGCCGGTATGACGAGCACGCATTTGCGAAGGCATTTCCTTGACTGGGCCGCAATCGTCGCGCACAACGAGAACGTCTCGACTGCGCGCGATATGGCAGCGCTGCTCTATGAGATCGAACGCGGCTCACGCGAAGGTCTCGACACGATCGCGAAATCCGATTCGTGCCGCGCGATGATTCAAATCATGCTCGGACAAGAGGACCGCAACAAGATTCCGGCCGGCCTTCCGCCGGGAACGCAAGTCGCCAACAAAACCGGCGAGATCACGGGCGTGCGCAGCGACGTTGCAATCGTCGAACCGTTCGGCGAGACGCCGTACATTCTCGTCGTCATGACGAAAGAACTGCGCGACTACTCCGCGGGAATCAGCGCGATCCGCCGCGTCGCGCGTGACGTCAACCGCACGGTCAACGCGAAATACGGCCTGACGTAA
- a CDS encoding ABC-2 family transporter protein, which translates to MLAAYIEYWRVSLLTIVEYRANFFMWGIFTVVYHGVALVALWATLTQFPSMNGWDFRQMAFLYALWMMGHGLHNMLFFKVGDVPVLIREGNFDRFLVRPIDALVQAMIAPSQFNLVPDELILALIFLGFAIPYSQVHVDALLIAYIPLIALGGALIDFGLNLTIAAASFWFVRVDSLRWMLMSLEQDFTRYPLSIYNKSVKLVLAFVVPFAFMNYFPATYFLGKSDGALHLNPAVGLLTPVVGVVVTVLAYGFWRIGLNRYTGTGS; encoded by the coding sequence ATGCTAGCTGCCTACATCGAATACTGGCGCGTATCGCTGCTCACGATCGTCGAGTACCGTGCGAATTTTTTCATGTGGGGCATCTTTACGGTTGTCTATCATGGCGTTGCGCTGGTTGCGCTTTGGGCTACGCTGACCCAATTCCCGTCGATGAATGGGTGGGACTTCCGGCAGATGGCGTTCTTGTATGCCCTTTGGATGATGGGGCACGGGCTGCATAACATGCTCTTCTTCAAAGTCGGCGACGTCCCGGTCCTTATCCGCGAGGGCAATTTTGACCGTTTTCTCGTGCGCCCGATCGATGCGCTGGTTCAAGCCATGATCGCGCCGAGTCAATTCAACCTCGTCCCCGACGAGTTAATCTTGGCGCTGATTTTCCTCGGCTTCGCCATCCCCTACTCGCAGGTCCACGTCGACGCGCTGCTGATCGCGTACATTCCGCTTATCGCCCTCGGCGGCGCACTGATCGACTTCGGACTCAACTTGACGATCGCCGCCGCTTCATTTTGGTTCGTTCGCGTCGATTCGCTGCGCTGGATGCTCATGTCACTCGAACAAGATTTCACGCGCTATCCGCTCAGCATCTACAACAAATCCGTAAAGCTGGTTCTCGCGTTCGTCGTCCCGTTCGCATTCATGAATTACTTCCCGGCCACATATTTTCTGGGGAAGAGTGACGGCGCGCTCCACCTGAATCCGGCCGTCGGGCTGCTGACGCCCGTCGTCGGCGTCGTGGTCACGGTACTGGCTTACGGATTTTGGCGGATCGGGCTCAATCGCTACACGGGAACCGGGTCCTAG
- a CDS encoding STAS domain-containing protein, whose amino-acid sequence MNPPRTPFSVAHHTEASQHLVEVVGDIDIFTTPDFSAALQQVHDAPRVILDLSRCEYIDSTGISVLFRLQQSTQGKLRLVVGHQDKIRRILEVTRVDKVIEIFPSVEAAKV is encoded by the coding sequence ATGAATCCGCCCCGGACGCCGTTTTCCGTCGCGCATCATACCGAGGCGTCCCAACATCTCGTCGAGGTAGTCGGCGACATCGACATCTTCACGACGCCCGATTTTAGCGCCGCGCTCCAGCAGGTGCACGACGCGCCGCGCGTGATCCTCGATCTTTCCCGCTGCGAATATATCGACTCAACCGGAATCTCGGTGCTCTTCCGTTTGCAGCAATCGACGCAAGGAAAGCTGCGTCTGGTAGTCGGTCATCAGGACAAGATCCGTCGAATCCTAGAAGTCACTCGCGTCGACAAGGTCATCGAGATCTTCCCTTCGGTCGAGGCGGCGAAAGTTTAG
- a CDS encoding ATP-binding protein, which produces MTLLQMRVPAEPWHVRTLRDELLQVGEEVEMHPEVLEDFVTAVGEAFANAIEHALSAEPVEIEVKQRDAHLVATVRDHGRGIDSTRISSTLPPASAERGRGIPLMRKCSSSMSIQKPQDGGTLVVLNWDEKRLHGAPVSNNGTILHTIQ; this is translated from the coding sequence ATGACATTGCTGCAAATGCGGGTTCCGGCGGAGCCATGGCACGTCCGAACACTGCGCGACGAGTTATTGCAGGTCGGTGAAGAGGTCGAGATGCACCCCGAAGTGCTCGAAGACTTCGTCACGGCGGTCGGTGAGGCGTTTGCCAATGCAATCGAGCACGCCTTATCGGCCGAGCCGGTTGAAATTGAGGTCAAGCAACGCGACGCTCACCTGGTTGCGACAGTTCGTGACCACGGTCGCGGCATCGACAGCACACGCATTTCGAGCACCTTGCCGCCGGCGTCGGCCGAACGTGGCCGTGGTATTCCGCTCATGCGCAAGTGCAGCAGCTCGATGAGCATTCAAAAACCGCAGGACGGTGGGACGCTCGTCGTCCTCAATTGGGACGAGAAGCGTCTCCACGGCGCGCCCGTTTCAAATAATGGAACGATCTTGCATACTATCCAGTGA
- a CDS encoding CocE/NonD family hydrolase, giving the protein MLAENERSELRDGMKIDWDIPIVMDDGVVLRADLFRPTEGRHPVILSYGPYAKGLSFKEGYVSAWERLTGAHPEVLANSSGKYMNWEVVDPERWVPDGYACLRIDSRGAGRSPGYLDPRSAREIEDVYQAIEWAGVQPWSSGKVGMNGISYYASNQWQVAAKNPPHLAACCVWEGSSDIYREQSRHGGILCTFRQHWYDMQVKTVQHGLGERGARSSITGDLVCGPETLTDEELAKNRIDIGQAHYEHQLIDEFYSKRQADFSKITVPLMSAGNWGGHGLHLRGNVEGFLQIASEQKWLELHGLEHWTEFYTDYGIDLQKRFFARFLKGDDTAWKDEPRVRMQVRHLDKFVERGENEWPLARTQWTKFYLDLDARTLSREPVADATLTYEALGAGVTFLSEPLSDDTEITGPTGLKLFLSSSTNDADVFAVLRAFSPSGDEVVFQGAIDPHTPLAQGWLRVSHRKRDPQHSTPYRPWHPHDALRPLRNGEIADLDIEIWPTCIVLPPGYRIGLSLLGKDYEYSGVSGGRLSNFKNEMRGSGPFLHDDPRDRAPEVFGGKTTLHTTAANPSYVLLPIVPPKE; this is encoded by the coding sequence ATGTTGGCTGAAAACGAGCGCAGCGAACTACGCGACGGAATGAAGATCGATTGGGACATCCCCATCGTGATGGACGACGGCGTCGTCTTACGCGCGGATCTGTTCCGACCGACCGAGGGACGTCACCCGGTCATCCTGAGCTACGGGCCATATGCGAAGGGCCTCTCGTTTAAGGAAGGCTACGTCTCAGCCTGGGAGCGACTGACCGGCGCGCATCCCGAAGTGCTCGCAAACTCGAGCGGGAAGTACATGAACTGGGAGGTCGTCGACCCCGAGCGTTGGGTCCCCGACGGCTACGCGTGCTTGCGTATCGATTCACGTGGTGCGGGTCGGTCGCCGGGTTATCTCGATCCTCGCTCCGCGCGCGAAATCGAAGACGTCTATCAAGCCATCGAATGGGCGGGCGTGCAGCCGTGGTCGAGCGGCAAAGTCGGGATGAACGGCATCTCGTACTACGCAAGCAACCAGTGGCAAGTCGCCGCGAAGAATCCGCCGCACCTCGCAGCCTGCTGCGTATGGGAAGGCTCGTCGGACATCTATCGAGAGCAATCGCGGCACGGCGGCATTCTGTGCACGTTCCGTCAGCATTGGTACGACATGCAAGTCAAGACCGTGCAGCACGGTCTCGGCGAACGGGGAGCGCGCAGTTCAATCACGGGTGATCTGGTCTGCGGTCCAGAGACGTTGACCGACGAAGAGCTTGCGAAGAATCGCATCGACATTGGGCAAGCACACTACGAGCATCAGCTGATCGACGAGTTCTATTCAAAGAGACAGGCCGATTTCTCGAAAATAACCGTGCCTTTGATGTCAGCCGGAAATTGGGGCGGTCACGGTTTGCATTTGCGTGGCAACGTCGAGGGCTTTCTGCAGATCGCATCCGAGCAGAAGTGGCTCGAGCTGCACGGTCTCGAGCATTGGACCGAGTTCTACACCGATTACGGTATCGATTTGCAGAAGCGGTTCTTTGCGCGCTTTCTCAAAGGCGACGACACGGCGTGGAAGGACGAGCCCCGCGTTCGCATGCAGGTTCGGCACCTCGACAAGTTTGTTGAGCGCGGTGAAAACGAGTGGCCGCTTGCGCGCACGCAGTGGACGAAATTCTATCTCGATCTGGATGCACGCACGCTTAGCCGCGAGCCGGTCGCAGACGCAACGCTCACATATGAGGCCCTCGGCGCCGGCGTAACGTTCCTCTCGGAACCGCTGAGCGACGATACCGAGATCACCGGACCGACTGGACTCAAGCTGTTCTTGTCATCGTCAACGAACGACGCCGACGTCTTCGCGGTCCTGCGTGCGTTCTCGCCGAGCGGCGACGAAGTCGTCTTTCAAGGCGCAATCGATCCGCACACACCGCTTGCGCAAGGCTGGCTGCGGGTTTCGCACCGCAAGCGCGATCCGCAGCATAGCACGCCGTATCGTCCTTGGCATCCCCATGACGCGTTGCGTCCGCTGCGTAACGGAGAGATCGCCGATCTCGACATCGAGATCTGGCCGACGTGCATCGTGTTGCCCCCGGGCTATCGCATCGGGCTATCGTTGCTCGGCAAAGACTACGAGTATTCGGGAGTCAGCGGTGGCCGGCTCTCGAACTTCAAAAACGAGATGCGCGGTTCAGGACCGTTCCTCCACGACGATCCGCGCGATCGCGCACCTGAGGTCTTTGGGGGAAAGACCACCCTTCACACGACAGCTGCTAATCCTTCATACGTTCTCTTACCGATCGTTCCGCCAAAGGAGTAG
- a CDS encoding peptidylprolyl isomerase, whose product MPAHTAPTGDELWALRDEARTAHVRIKTPKGDIVFKFFADDAPLHSAAFIKLSRAGFYDGLNFHRHEPGFVIQGGDPNGDGTGGPGYHLDAEFNDNPHHRGAVAMARSSNPNSAGSQFYITLDEAHFLDKNYTVFGEVTEGMDVVDQIRKGDVMETVTVE is encoded by the coding sequence ATGCCAGCTCATACAGCGCCAACCGGCGACGAACTCTGGGCGCTTCGCGACGAAGCGCGTACTGCTCACGTCCGTATCAAGACGCCAAAAGGTGATATCGTCTTCAAATTCTTCGCCGATGATGCCCCACTGCACAGCGCGGCCTTCATTAAGCTCTCGCGCGCCGGATTTTACGACGGCCTGAATTTCCACCGGCATGAGCCCGGCTTTGTTATCCAGGGAGGCGACCCCAACGGTGACGGCACGGGCGGTCCCGGCTACCACCTCGATGCTGAATTCAACGACAACCCGCATCACCGCGGCGCCGTCGCGATGGCACGCTCGAGCAATCCGAACTCAGCCGGCTCGCAATTCTACATCACGCTCGACGAAGCGCACTTCCTCGACAAGAATTACACCGTCTTCGGTGAGGTAACCGAAGGAATGGACGTCGTCGATCAGATCCGCAAAGGCGACGTCATGGAGACGGTAACGGTAGAGTAG